The stretch of DNA TTTATCTGGCGGGCCAGGACTGGTACACCCTGGCCGGCTTCATCTGGGACGAGGGCGGCGACCTCGCCAAGGAGGCCAAGGGGTCGCGAGGCGTGTGGGAGGGCAGCCTGCACACGCCGGCGGCGCTGCGGGGCATGGAGTTCTACCGGCAGCTGCAGGCGTTGGGCCAGGGCCCCCGCGACGCGGACGAGGAGCATCCGCCGCAGGCCGGGGTGTTCGCCGAGGGGGACGTGGCGCAGATCGTCGCCGTGCCCGGCACCGCGCGGGCCATCGAGGAGGAGAACCCCGAACTGAAGGGAAAACTCGGCTACTTCCCGATCCCGGGCAAGGCGGCGGCCAAGCCGGGAGCCGTCTTCACCGGCGGATCCGACCTCGTGGTGCGCGGGAAGACGGAGGACCGCGCGGGCGCGGTCGCCGTGATCGAGGCACTCGCGGGCAAAAAGTGGCAGACGGACCTGGCCCGGACCATGAACTACGTGCCGAACAAGACGACTCTCGCCTCCGCCGTCTCCGGCGAGGAGGGTGTCGCCGCGATGGCCGCGGGCGCCGCGCGTGGCCGGGCGACACCCGCCTCACCGAAGTGGGCGGCGGTGGAGGCGGACAACCCCATCAAGGCGTACATGTCCAAGGTCCTCACCGGGGGTGACCCGGCGACGGAGGCGAAGGCGGCCTCGCGCCGGATCACCCGGGAGCTGGACGTCAGCGGGCCGTGAGGGTCACAGGCCCCCTGGGCCGGGCCCTACCCCGCCACACTCAGCGACAGCGCAAAACGTGCCCTCTCGTCCGTCCACCAGTGGGTCAGCTTCAGGTCGGCCGCAGCCAGCTCGGCCCGTACTCCCTCCTCCCGGAACTTCGCCGAGATCTCGGTGCGCATCTCCTCGTGCCGGTCGAAGTCGACCGCCAGGTCGAGGGCCGGGATCTTCACCGTCTGGGTCACCAGGGAGCGCAGGCGCATCTCGATCCACTCGTTCTCGCGGTCCCAGACGGCCACGTGCGAGAACGCGTCGGGGTCGAAGTCCGCGCCGAGCTCGCGGTTGATCACGGCCATGACGTTCTTGTTGAAGGAGGCCGTGACGCCCGACCCGTCGTCGTACGCCGAGACGAGCACCGACTCCTCCTTCACCAGGTCCGTGCCGAGCAGCAGCGCGTCACCGGGAGAGAGCAGGGTGCGCACCGACGCCAGGAACGCCGAGCGCTCCGCGGGCAGCAGGTTGCCGATCGTGCCGCCCAGGAAGGCGACGAGCCGCGGGCCCGGTGTGCCCGGCAGGGCGAGACCGCGGGTGAAGTCGGCGATCAGGGCGTGCACGTTGAGGGAGGGGCGCGAGGCGATCAGGGTGTTCGCGGCGCCGGTGAGCGCGCTCTCGCTCACGTCCACGGGGACGTACGTGTGCAGGTCCGCGAGCGCGTCGATCAGGTGGCGGGTCTTCTCCGAAGAGCCCGAGCCCAGCTCGATCAGGGTGCGCGCGCCCGTCGCCTCGGCGATCTCCGTGGCGCGGGTCTGCAGGATCTCGCGCTCGGCGCGCGTCGGGTAGTACTCGGGCAGCGTGGTGATCTCGTCGAAGAGCGCGCTGCCCCGCGCGTCGTAGAACCACTTGGGCGGCAGCGTCTTGGGCATGCGCGTGAGGCCGTGCAGGACGTCGGCGCGCAGCGCGGCGTCGGTGGCGTCCACGGGCAGGGTGCGGGTCAGCTGGAACGGGCTCACGCGGTGGGCTCCTTGAGCGGGGTCAGCAGGACATCGGTACGGCTGGCGGCGAGCAGCGTGCGGTCGGGCACCTGGCGCCAGTGCGGATCGTCGTCGTAGGGCTCGGAGGCCACGACGGTGCGGCGGCCCGGTTCGGAGAGATACCAGAGGGTGTCGCCCCAGGCGGTCGCGGCGATCGTCTCGCCGTTGGTGAGCAGCAGGTTGAGGCGTGAGCCGGGGGCCGCCTCGGCGACCTCGACCACGGTGTCGGCGAGGGCCTGGCCCTCGTCGTCGCCGCTGCGCAGCCGGTGCAGGACGAGCGCCCACACCAGCGCGGAGTCGCAGCGCGCCTCCATGGAGAGGAGGTCCGCGGGCGGCAGGAGGCGGGACACCTGGGCCAGCGAGTGGGGCCAGCCCGTGACCGCGCCGTTGTGGCTGAACAGCCAGGTCCCGGCCGCGAACGGCGCCGCCGCGGCCTCACCGTCCGCGCCCGCCTCGGTCGCGTCGCGCACCGCGGCGAGCACGGCACCGGACCGGACGACCCGGGCGAGGTCGGCGAAGGACTGGTCGCCCCAGATCGGCCCGGAGCGGCGGTAGCGCGCGGGCACCGGGTCGCCGTCGGCGTACCAGCCCACCCCGAAGCCATCGGCGTTGACGGTGCCGTAACGCTGGTGCCGTGGCGCCCATGACTGGCGCAGCAGGCTGTGCAAGGGGTCCACGAGGAGCTTGCCGAGGGGCTCCTCGGGGCCCAGGAACGCCAGGTGACGGCACATCAGACGGCCTCCGTCGGACCCGCGTCGCGCACGGTGCGGAACCCGGAGAAGATCTGCCGCCGGATCGGATGGTCCCAGTTGCGGAACGTGCCACGGCACGCCACCTCGTCCACGGAGAACGCCCCGCCGCGCAGCACCTTGTAGTCGCCACCGAAGAAGACGTCCGAGTACTCGCGGTACGGGAAGGGGGCGAACCCCGGATAGGGCAGGAAGTCGCTCGACGTCCACTCCCACACGTCGCCGATCAACTGGCGTACCCCGAGCGGCGATTCACCGGCCGGATAGCTGCCTGCGGGGGCCGGGCGGAGATGGCGCTGCCCCAGGTTCGCGCGCTCGGGTGTGGGATCCGCGTCGCCCCACGGGTAGCGCATCGAGCGGTCGGTCGCCGGGTCGTGCCGGGTGGCCTTCTCCCACTCCTCCTCACTGGGCAGCCGTCGGCCCGCCCACCGGGCGTACGCGTCAGCCTCGTACCAACTGACGTGCAGCACCGGCTCGTCGGGCGGTACCGCCTCGACCGTCCCGAAGTGGCGGCGCAGCCACTGGCCGCCCTCTCGGCGCCAGAACAGCGGCGCCGAGAGGCCGTTGCCGCGGACCATGTCCCAGCCCGCGGGGGCCCACCACCGCTGCTCCTCATAGCCGCCGTCGGCGATGAAGCGCTGGTAGTCGGCGTTGGTCACCGGCGTCGTGTCGATGAAGAACGGCGGGACCAGACGGTGGTGGGCCGGACGTTCGTTGTCCAGCGCCCAGGGCTCGGTGGAGGTGCCCATCGTGAACGGGCCGCCCGGCACGAGGACTTCGGCAGGGCCCTTGAACGGCGGCGCGGGAGCGGGGTCCGGCGCCGTCAGCGCCGTGGGGCCCGTGCGCAGCTGATGGGTGATCAGCATCGTCTCGTCGTGCTGCTGTTCATGCTGCGCGATCATGCCGAACGCGAAGCCCGCGTCGGTCAGCGGCGACCCGCGGAAGGGCGTGCTCTCCAGGACGTCGAGCGCGCGTCCGCGCACCTCGGCCGCGTAGCGGCGGGCCTCGGCGGGCGCGAGCAGCGGCAGGCTCGGCCGCTCGGACCGGGGGTGCTCGAAGGCGTCGTACAGGCCGTCGATCTCGGGTCGCATGGCGTCACGGCCCGCCACCGCCCGCAGCAGCCACATCTCCTCCTGGTTGCCGATGTGCGCCAGGTCCCAGACCAGTGGCGACATCAACGGCGAGTGCTGTGCGGTCAGTTCCGGTTC from Streptomyces sp. BA2 encodes:
- a CDS encoding extracellular solute-binding protein; protein product: MSLSLALAVTALLPGCGVLPGGEEEKRTVTVWLMRGSASAEFIKRFTTDFEKRNGDIDLEIRLQEWTGIGGKVKAALKSDDGPDVIEVGNTQVAQYVDEGGLYDLTLESARDLGMKDWLPGLAEPGRYNGSQYGIPWYAANRVVIYNKDLFAQAGIEQPPKTRAQWIADTQRLNSGGRQGIYLAGQDWYTLAGFIWDEGGDLAKEAKGSRGVWEGSLHTPAALRGMEFYRQLQALGQGPRDADEEHPPQAGVFAEGDVAQIVAVPGTARAIEEENPELKGKLGYFPIPGKAAAKPGAVFTGGSDLVVRGKTEDRAGAVAVIEALAGKKWQTDLARTMNYVPNKTTLASAVSGEEGVAAMAAGAARGRATPASPKWAAVEADNPIKAYMSKVLTGGDPATEAKAASRRITRELDVSGP
- the egtD gene encoding L-histidine N(alpha)-methyltransferase, producing the protein MSPFQLTRTLPVDATDAALRADVLHGLTRMPKTLPPKWFYDARGSALFDEITTLPEYYPTRAEREILQTRATEIAEATGARTLIELGSGSSEKTRHLIDALADLHTYVPVDVSESALTGAANTLIASRPSLNVHALIADFTRGLALPGTPGPRLVAFLGGTIGNLLPAERSAFLASVRTLLSPGDALLLGTDLVKEESVLVSAYDDGSGVTASFNKNVMAVINRELGADFDPDAFSHVAVWDRENEWIEMRLRSLVTQTVKIPALDLAVDFDRHEEMRTEISAKFREEGVRAELAAADLKLTHWWTDERARFALSLSVAG
- the egtC gene encoding ergothioneine biosynthesis protein EgtC; amino-acid sequence: MCRHLAFLGPEEPLGKLLVDPLHSLLRQSWAPRHQRYGTVNADGFGVGWYADGDPVPARYRRSGPIWGDQSFADLARVVRSGAVLAAVRDATEAGADGEAAAAPFAAGTWLFSHNGAVTGWPHSLAQVSRLLPPADLLSMEARCDSALVWALVLHRLRSGDDEGQALADTVVEVAEAAPGSRLNLLLTNGETIAATAWGDTLWYLSEPGRRTVVASEPYDDDPHWRQVPDRTLLAASRTDVLLTPLKEPTA
- the egtB gene encoding ergothioneine biosynthesis protein EgtB, giving the protein MTGTVSDPDALRQRALAALLAARDRTSLLTTCVEEPELTAQHSPLMSPLVWDLAHIGNQEEMWLLRAVAGRDAMRPEIDGLYDAFEHPRSERPSLPLLAPAEARRYAAEVRGRALDVLESTPFRGSPLTDAGFAFGMIAQHEQQHDETMLITHQLRTGPTALTAPDPAPAPPFKGPAEVLVPGGPFTMGTSTEPWALDNERPAHHRLVPPFFIDTTPVTNADYQRFIADGGYEEQRWWAPAGWDMVRGNGLSAPLFWRREGGQWLRRHFGTVEAVPPDEPVLHVSWYEADAYARWAGRRLPSEEEWEKATRHDPATDRSMRYPWGDADPTPERANLGQRHLRPAPAGSYPAGESPLGVRQLIGDVWEWTSSDFLPYPGFAPFPYREYSDVFFGGDYKVLRGGAFSVDEVACRGTFRNWDHPIRRQIFSGFRTVRDAGPTEAV